The Acomys russatus chromosome 1, mAcoRus1.1, whole genome shotgun sequence genome has a window encoding:
- the Trappc6b gene encoding trafficking protein particle complex subunit 6B — protein sequence MADEALFLLLHNEMVSGVYKSAEQGEVENGRCITKLETMGFRVGQGLIERFTKDTARFKDELDIMKFICKDFWTTVFKKQIDNLRTNHQGIYVLQDNKFRLLTQLSAGKQYLEHASKYLAFTCGLIRGGLSNLGIKSIVTAEVSSMPACKFQVMIQKL from the exons ATGGCGGACGAGGCGTTGTTTTTGCTTCTCCATAACGAGATGGTGTCCGGAGTATACAAGTCCGCCgagcaaggggaagtg GAAAATGGACGGTGTATTACTAAGCTGGAAACCATGGGGTTTCGAGTGGGACAAGGACTGATAGAAAG GTTTACGAAAGATACTGCAAGATTCAAAGACGAATTAGACATCATGAAGTTCATATGTAAAGACTTTTGGACTACAGTATTCAAGAAACAAATTGACAATCTAAGGACAAATCATCAG ggcatATATGTACTTCAGGACAACAAATTTCGGCTACTCACTCAGCTGTCTGCAGGAAAACAGTATTTAGAACATGCATCAAAG tatcTAGCATTTACATGTGGCTTAATCAGAGGTGGCTTGTCAAATTTGGGAATAAAAAGTATTGTAACAGCTGAAGTATCTTCAATGCCTGCCT GCAAATTTCAGGTGATGATACAGAAGCTGTAG